Within Phycisphaerales bacterium, the genomic segment AAGGAGCGTCTCAGTACGGCCTTCGAGTTGTTGCGGTTGCGCTCTGCGGACGACTTCGCCCGGGCGGCTGTCGCCGACGCCGAGCGCACCGCTGCCAAGCTGAGCGTGCCCGCGCACATTCGGCGCGTGCCTCCGCCGCTCTGGCCGTGGTCCGCGGCGGTGCTCGTCGCCGGTCTCATCCTGGCACAGTTCCTGCCCGCCTTCGATCTTTTCGGCCAACAGGCCGCCGCAGCCGAGCAGACCGACGCCACCCTTGTGCGACAGGAGCGCGAATCCATCAGCAACCTGCTCACCGAACAACTCGGCCGGATGCAGGAACGGGCCGAGGAGAACCCCCATCTCAGGGATCTCGTGAACCAGATCGAGCCGCTGGAGTTGCCCGATCACCCCGGCCAGACGCCAGAGGATGTCCGTCGTGAAGCGGTCAAGAAGATTGACGAAATCGGCGCCAAGCTCGAACAGGAACTCGCCCAGGCCCGCGACAATCCCGCCAACGACCTGAAGCGCATGCTGGCGCAGCTCAACACGGCGGGGTCTTCGCAGCAGAAGAAAAGCGAACTCGAACAGGCCCTCGCCGCCGGCGATCTGCAGCAAGCCCGCAATGAGCTCGAGCGGATGAAGGAAGAAATGCAGGAGGCCGCGAAGAACGCCGAGGATCCCGCGGCCCAGCAGCGCCTCGATCAGCTCGCTCAGCAGCTTGAGGAGTTGGCCCGCCGACTCGAGAACATGGATACGGCCCTGCACCTGCAGAAGGAGCTTGAGAACCGCGCCGGCCTCTCGGCCGAGGAAGCCCAGAAGCTGCTCGAAGAGGCCGCGAAAGCCGACCCCAAGGAACTGGAGAAGGCCCTGCAGCAGCAACTCGGCGACAAGCTCAGCGCGGAACAACTCCAGCAGATTGCGAAGAAGATCCAACAGAACCAGCAGGCCCAGAAACAGCTTCAGCAGCTCGCCCAGCAGCTCTCCCAGGCCTCGCAGGCCTGCCAGCAGTGCCAGGGCGGCGGCGAGTCCGGCCAGAACGCTGCGCAACAAGGCGGCAATGCCCTTGGTCAGGCCATGGGTATGCTTTCTGACCTCGAACTGTCCGAACAACTCATGAACGAGCTCTCCGCCCAGCTCTCCGACCTGGATCAAATGCGCAACCGCATCTCACAGGGGGAGCAGGGGCGTAACCCTCTGCAGCGGCCCTCCGATGCGGAGATGGGTTCCATCGGTGAGCAAGGTCCGAACGAAGGGCTTGGCTATGGTGAGCGCATCGGCAAGGAAACCGTCCCCTACCGCGCTGACCCCACCAAGGCCCAGACCCGCTTTGACAGCGGCACCGTCATTGGCCAATTGCTCTTTGACGGCCCGCAAGTCGCCGGCGAAGCCCGCGCCGAAGTCCTGGGCGCCGCGGCCTCTGACGTCCGCGTCGGCCTCGATGCGATCGAGCGGCAGTCGATTCCGCGGCAGTACCATGCCGCGCTGCGCACCTACTTCGAACGATACGCCGGTCTCGTAGCGGAGCGTGGCGGCACGCTCGATCTCCCCCCGCCGCCAACCTCGGAAAGCGGCACGAACGACTCCTCCCCACGGGATTAACCCGAATGATCCGCCCGTCTGCCCAGGGGGATGTGCGGTGGCGGACGTGTAGGGCTGGCCGGGCTCGCGGAGCGGGCGGACCTAGGAAAGGGTCCGCCGCAACACGGCCTCAAATCCACCCGCCACGATCAGCTCCTGGGCCACGATCCCCAACGGTGGGTAGCGAAACACCTGCGCGCCGGCGGCCGTCACGACACTCACTGCGGAGGCCCCGAAATCGACCGTCGCCTGCCAGCCCGTGCGGAGGGTGCGCTCGTTCCGGACACCGAACGCCTGGCGGAGTGAATCGACGAGCGCCGGACACTCCAGACAAATGAAGCCGTTGTTGAACGCGTTCCGGCTGAACGTCTGTGAGAACGAACCCGCCAGCACCAGGCCGATGCCGCGAAATTTCAGGGCGGTTGCCCCCTGTTCGCGCGACGAACCACAGCCGAAGTTGTATCCGCCCACCAGCAGGTCGCCGGCCTGCGCTAGTTCCTGGAACTCCGGGTCGTAGTTGCGCATGACCACCGCGGCCATCTCCTCCGGTGGCAGTGTCTTGTAGGTGAACTCCTTGCCGTAGATGCCGTCCGTGTTGAGGTTGTCTTTGGGCACCCACAGCAATTCGCCCCGGATCACCCCCGGAAAGCCCGCCAGCAATTCTACACGCTGCGCCGGCTGGGCCGGCCGCGGCACGCTACAGATGCGGGGCGTGAGCTCGTCGCTGGTCGATACGCTGTTTCCCGCCCACTGCGGTGCGGCGATGTACCCTGCTGCTGCCGACGCCGCCACCACGGCCGGACTCGCCAGGTACACCTGGCTTTTGCGCGAGCCCATGCGGCCGTCGAAGTTCCGGTTGGTCGCGGAGATGCCCACCTCACCATCCGTCAGCACCCCCGCTCCGAGGCCGATGCAGGCCCCGCACCCGGCCGGGAGAAACTTCGCCCCGGCCTCAGCCAGCACCTGCCAGTCCCCGCGCCGCCGGGCCTCCTGCTCAACCTCGCTCGAAGCCGCAGCCACGAACAACTGGACGTGCGGCGCCACCTGCCGACCACGCAGCTCCGCCGCGGCGGCCGCGAAGTCGTCGGTCCGGCCGTTCACACAACTCATCAGGAACGCCTTGTCTACCCGGATGCGCTCTGCCGCGAGCTCCGCCACGCTGCGTGTTGACTTGACCTCATTCGGGCCGGCGACGCGCGGCCGCACCAGCGCCAGATCGAGCGCGAGCACCTTCGCATAGTGCGCATCGGGATCGGCACACAGGGGTGTGGCCGCCAGCTCAGTCAGCACCTGCGGCGCGAGGCGCTGTGGGCGCGGGCTGCGCTGCTCCAATACCTGGACCCGCGTGCGCAGGTAGGCCAATGTGACCTCGTCGCACGGAAACACCCCGGCCAGCGCACCCCACTCGGTGGTCATATTGGCGATGGTCATCCGCTCCTCCATCGCCAGTGCTGCGACCCCCGGACCCGCGAACTCGATGCACGCGTTGAGCACCTCGTCGCGGCAATAGAGTCCGATCAGCGTGATGATGACATCCTTGCCGGTCACGCCGGGGCCGAGTCGCCCTTCCAGGTACACCTGCACAATCTCGGGCACCTGCCACCACGTCCGCCCGGTGGCCCAGATCGCGGCCGCGTCGGTCCGGACGATGGGCGTACCGAGCGCACCGATGGCGCCGTACATGTTCGCATGCGAATCGGAAGCCACGACCAGCGTGCCGGGCAGCACGTAGCCCTCTTCGATCAGCACCTGGTGGCCGATGCCGCGGCCAGCCGGGTAGAAGTCGATGCCCTGTTCGCGCGCGAACGCCTCGATCGTGGCGTACGTCGCAAGGTTCTCCGGCGCGGTGTTCTGGATGTCGTGATCCAGGCAGAAAACCGGCTGGCGGGGATTCGCAATGCGCGTCGCGCCCATCGATCGGAACTTGGGAATCACGGCGGCCGTATTGTCGTGTGTCATGCAGTGCGCCGGCTGTATGGACAGGAAATCCCCGGCTCGGACGCGGTGTCCGGGGGGCTGGCCGACCGCGTAGCGCTGGGCGATCTTTTCGATCAGCGTCTGGGACATGGTTGGATTCCTCTGCGGTCCGCGACGAAGTCGCGCGCCTGGCGGTGTCGATCACGAGGGGCCGACGCCACGGCGTGGTTGCTGCAACGGATCACCGCGTGCTACAACCGCGCGATGATCGCATCCGTCATCTGCGTGGTCGTGGCCGCGCCTTGCGAGATCACCTTCGGCCCGCCGGTGAGTCGCAGCATGTCGTAGGTTCGCACACGTCCCTCGGCCACCACCGTCGCAATGGCCGTCCGGATGCGTTCCGCGCGGTCCACCTC encodes:
- the lysF gene encoding homoaconitase; its protein translation is MSQTLIEKIAQRYAVGQPPGHRVRAGDFLSIQPAHCMTHDNTAAVIPKFRSMGATRIANPRQPVFCLDHDIQNTAPENLATYATIEAFAREQGIDFYPAGRGIGHQVLIEEGYVLPGTLVVASDSHANMYGAIGALGTPIVRTDAAAIWATGRTWWQVPEIVQVYLEGRLGPGVTGKDVIITLIGLYCRDEVLNACIEFAGPGVAALAMEERMTIANMTTEWGALAGVFPCDEVTLAYLRTRVQVLEQRSPRPQRLAPQVLTELAATPLCADPDAHYAKVLALDLALVRPRVAGPNEVKSTRSVAELAAERIRVDKAFLMSCVNGRTDDFAAAAAELRGRQVAPHVQLFVAAASSEVEQEARRRGDWQVLAEAGAKFLPAGCGACIGLGAGVLTDGEVGISATNRNFDGRMGSRKSQVYLASPAVVAASAAAGYIAAPQWAGNSVSTSDELTPRICSVPRPAQPAQRVELLAGFPGVIRGELLWVPKDNLNTDGIYGKEFTYKTLPPEEMAAVVMRNYDPEFQELAQAGDLLVGGYNFGCGSSREQGATALKFRGIGLVLAGSFSQTFSRNAFNNGFICLECPALVDSLRQAFGVRNERTLRTGWQATVDFGASAVSVVTAAGAQVFRYPPLGIVAQELIVAGGFEAVLRRTLS